One genomic region from Doryrhamphus excisus isolate RoL2022-K1 chromosome 14, RoL_Dexc_1.0, whole genome shotgun sequence encodes:
- the tril gene encoding TLR4 interactor with leucine rich repeats: MDTGYFLARICFFLLSLHGFTSSSHAVGLCPGRCDCQHPQHLMCANRGLHTVPLQSSKQEEVLVFSLGGNFIGNISALDLVRYTALARLDLQFNQIQNIHHDAFEGLSNLEELYLGHNRLSRIQAGTLQPLKKLSVFYGNNNDIMHITGELFASLEHLVKLRLDGNGIERLQDSVFKDLTSLRYLHLESNQLQHIHKNAFSKLAHLRFLNLSHNKLTTLRGALTFSSLHALTTLLLSENAIQHVGNKVFQHLQRLSKLSLSHNRISHLHRGALLGLSSLRELLMDGNELEEIPAGLLDPLELVEHLDFSRNRISDVDSLAFMHLKHLRVLKLKNNILTSLSGDIFRLNHFLHDVDLHGNNWTCDCRLEGLKSWMAVTHSRGKMLDVFVQCRHPASLRGAYLDNVNSSQLETSENWAHLCRSRGGPEESQGGRLWIKMMQEKEEQVQGDQGGAEPEHKKDSLRKRGWKKMGGKPSTAPRTPTASVPSGERFDLLRMDHKEAPPVFTDPCVFNRLVIVNVTVDQVTSSTVTVYWTTRADLGLHEVQYRILFDRFGTPDRFPRYVYVPSSSRSVTLQELRPDVTYMVCVEGVVAGSVCQVAPRDHCSGLVTLPEERTSSVTSDLQLVTVLTVAGNAVLLLVVGGVWLGRSLKKKLQRRKSAVHVRHMYSTRRPFRANTASASVSADFTSYQSSRPARLVPPKLGDLIEFPCDRFQDTGSSCRDNDMPRFSD, translated from the coding sequence ATGGATACCGGCTATTTCCTGGCGAGGATTTGCTTTTTCCTGCTGTCCCTCCATGGATTCACCTCCTCCTCTCATGCTGTGGGACTTTGTCCCGGCCGCTGCGACTGCCAACATCCACAGCATCTCATGTGCGCCAACCGAGGTCTGCACACCGTGCCGCTTCAAAGCAGCAAACAGGAGGAGGTGCTGGTCTTCAGTCTGGGAGGGAACTTCATCGGAAACATCTCTGCTCTTGACCTTGTGAGGTACACCGCCTTAGCAAGGTTAGATTTACAGTTCAATCAAATCCAAAACATCCACCATGATGCGTTTGAGGGTCTGTCCAACTTGGAAGAGCTCTACTTGGGACATAATCGTTTATCGAGGATTCAAGCTGGAACTTTGCAACCGTTGAAGAAGCTGTCAGTGTTCTAtggaaataataatgacatcatGCACATAACAGGAGAACTTTTTGCCAGCTTGGAGCATCTTGTTAAACTTCGCCTGGATGGCAACGGTATAGAACGCTTGCAGGACTCAGTTTTTAAAGACCTAACCAGTCTACGTTATCTCCATCTGGAGTCCAACCAGCTGCAGCACATCCACAAAAACGCCTTTTCTAAACTCGCCCACCTGCGCTTTCTCAACTTGTCTCACAATAAGCTGACAACCCTGCGAGGTGCCCTCACATTTTCCAGTCTCCACGCTTTGACGACTTTGCTCCTCTCTGAAAATGCAATCCAGCACGTTGGAAATAAAGTCTTCCAACATCTACAACGACTCTCCAAACTCTCGCTCAGTCACAACAGGATTTCTCATCTGCACAGAGGCGCTCTCCTCGGCCTGTCAAGCCTCAGAGAGCTTCTCATGGACGGGAATGAGCTGGAGGAGATCCCAGCTGGGCTTCTGGATCCTCTGGAGCTCGTCGAGCATTTGGACTTTAGTCGTAACCGCATCTCTGATGTCGACTCTTTGGCTTTCATGCACCTGAAACACCTACGGGTGCTGAAGCTGAAGAATAACATCCTCACCAGCCTTTCTGGGGACATTTTTAGACTCAATCACTTCCTTCATGATGTggatctccatggcaacaactGGACATGTGACTGTCGTTTAGAGGGGCTGAAAAGTTGGATGGCCGTGACACATTCTCGGGGGAAAATGTTggatgtttttgtgcaatgtcGTCACCCCGCATCTCTGAGGGGGGCCTACCTGGACAATGTCAACAGTTCCCAGTTGGAGACCTCCGAGAATTGGGCTCATTTGTGCAGGAGCAGAGGTGGACCTGAAGAGAGTCAGGGAGGGAGGCTGTGGATCAAGATGATGCAGGAGAAGGAAGAACAGGTGCAAGGTGACCAAGGTGGGGCAGAACCAGAACATAAGAAGGACTCCCTTAGAAAACGTGGGTGGAAAAAAATGGGTGGAAAACCCTCCACAGCACCGAGAACCCCCACTGCTTCAGTCCCATCAGGAGAAAGGTTTGATCTTCTGAGGATGGATCACAAGGAGGCTCCACCTGTCTTCACAGATCCATGCGTCTTCAACCGCCTCGTCATCGTGAATGTAACAGTGGACCAGGTAACGAGCAGCACCGTCACCGTCTACTGGACAACACGGGCAGATCTTGGCCTACATGAAGTCCAGTATCGGATTTTGTTCGACAGATTTGGGACACCAGACCGCTTCCCACGTTATGTTTACGTTCCCAGCTCTTCCCGCTCTGTGACCCTGCAGGAGCTCCGCCCGGATGTCACCTACATGGTTTGTGTAGAAGGTGTGGTCGCAGGTTCCGTGTGTCAAGTGGCCCCCCGTGACCACTGCTCAGGTCTGGTCACTCTTCCCGAGGAGCGCACCTCcagtgtgacctctgacctccaaCTGGTGACAGTTCTGACTGTAGCCGGGAACGCCGTGCTGCTGCTCGTAGTGGGAGGAGTCTGGCTGGGGCGGAGCCTAAAGAAGAAGCTGCAGAGGAGGAAGTCAGCGGTTCATGTGCGCCACATGTACTCCACTAGGAGACCTTTTCGGGCCAACACGGCAAGCGCGTCCGTGTCTGCTGACTTTACCAGCTATCAAAGTAGCCGCCCGGCTCGTCTTGTGCCACCGAAACTGGGAGACCTCATCGAGTTTCCCTGTGATCGCTTTCAGGATACTGGCTCCTCCTGCAGAGACAATGACATGCCCAGATTCTCTGACTAG